A genomic region of Chionomys nivalis chromosome 12, mChiNiv1.1, whole genome shotgun sequence contains the following coding sequences:
- the LOC130884878 gene encoding enhancer of rudimentary homolog: protein MSHTILLVQPTKRPEGRTYADYESVNECMEGVCKMYEEHLKRMNPNSPSITYDISQLFDFIDDLADLSCLVYRADTQTYQPYNKDWIKEKIYVLLRRQAQQAGK from the coding sequence ATGTCTCACACCATTTTGCTGGTACAGCCTACCAAGAGGCCAGAAGGCAGGACTTATGCAGACTATGAGTCTGTGAATGAGTGCATGGAAGGTGTTTGTAAGATGTATGAAGAACATCTGAAAAGAATGAATCCCAACAGCCCCTCCATCACATACGATATCAGTCAgttgtttgattttattgatgATCTGGCAGATCTCAGCTGTCTTGTTTACCGAGCTGATACACAGACGTACCAGCCTTATAACAAAGACTGGATCAAAGAGAAGATCTACGTGCTCCTTCGTCGACAGGCCCAACAAGCTGGGAAGTAG